One Microbacterium sp. No. 7 genomic window carries:
- a CDS encoding helix-turn-helix transcriptional regulator, which produces MTQHYLSPKEVAERIGVEPETVRTYAARGRMPEPDATIGFIKGWLPETIDEWAASRPGQGRWGPRKLQHPEDAP; this is translated from the coding sequence ATGACCCAGCACTACCTGAGCCCGAAGGAAGTTGCAGAACGCATCGGCGTCGAGCCGGAAACGGTGCGGACCTACGCGGCGCGAGGGCGCATGCCTGAACCTGACGCGACGATTGGTTTCATCAAGGGATGGTTGCCGGAAACGATCGACGAGTGGGCGGCGTCACGCCCGGGCCAGGGCCGGTGGGGACCGAGGAAGTTGCAGCACCCCGAGGATGCACCGTGA
- a CDS encoding beta-sandwich lipoprotein, producing the protein MSDRKSNAKKKSIITTVALAGALALAGCTSDADTASYNLSREAEQFNIERRITFINGITNEIMLTVEGYCSVETADSGLAGALEVTCKQGPDQYTKDFLGLSDNVTYITEQLESKDVSLYHRKIIIKPESIFPEFDLEAGEQ; encoded by the coding sequence ATGAGCGACCGCAAGAGCAACGCGAAGAAGAAGAGCATCATCACGACAGTCGCCCTCGCGGGCGCTCTGGCGCTGGCGGGCTGTACGAGCGACGCCGACACTGCGTCGTACAACCTGTCGCGGGAGGCCGAGCAGTTCAACATCGAACGCCGCATCACCTTCATCAACGGGATCACGAACGAGATCATGCTCACCGTGGAGGGATACTGCTCCGTTGAGACGGCGGACTCCGGGCTCGCGGGGGCGCTGGAGGTGACCTGCAAACAGGGGCCGGACCAGTACACGAAGGACTTCCTCGGCCTCAGCGACAACGTGACGTACATCACCGAGCAGCTGGAGTCGAAAGACGTCAGCCTGTACCACCGAAAGATCATCATTAAGCCGGAGAGCATCTTCCCCGAGTTTGACCTGGAGGCGGGGGAGCAGTGA
- a CDS encoding single-stranded DNA-binding protein yields the protein MTSITIRGNMVAPVELRFTKNGLPVGNVTVAVNRGRDDKKETDFHRITLWGSLAENAAHLEKGTSVIVVGRLESRTYEDRDNVKRTAWEINADAFGPDLRFATAQVTRAVQGSGNFPQNYPAQQEPWTPPASGADGWVNPNYGENAPF from the coding sequence ATGACGAGCATCACCATTCGCGGGAACATGGTCGCGCCCGTCGAACTGAGGTTCACGAAGAACGGCCTTCCCGTGGGGAACGTGACCGTGGCCGTGAACCGGGGTCGAGATGACAAGAAGGAAACCGACTTCCACCGCATCACACTGTGGGGTTCCCTCGCAGAGAACGCAGCGCACCTCGAGAAGGGCACGTCGGTGATCGTCGTCGGACGTCTCGAATCCCGCACCTACGAGGACCGCGACAACGTGAAACGTACAGCGTGGGAGATCAACGCCGACGCGTTCGGACCCGACCTGCGATTCGCAACCGCACAGGTCACCCGCGCTGTGCAGGGTTCGGGAAACTTCCCGCAAAACTATCCCGCCCAGCAGGAGCCCTGGACGCCCCCGGCCTCGGGCGCGGATGGCTGGGTAAACCCCAACTACGGCGAGAACGCCCCGTTCTGA
- a CDS encoding XF1762 family protein, which translates to MSLRIVPVDLASAREFVALHHRHNDPPIGHKFSIGVADGHELVGVAIVGRPVSRVIQSEGATLEVIRTATDGTRNANSMLYGACRRAAFALGYDRLITYTQADESGASLRAAGFRVVAQRPPRPGWDTPSRRRTNKADNVSRTLWDTLTSVEVRDASTADSDDE; encoded by the coding sequence ATGTCTCTTCGGATCGTGCCGGTTGACCTCGCGTCCGCTCGTGAGTTCGTCGCCCTGCACCACAGGCACAACGACCCGCCGATCGGTCACAAGTTCAGCATCGGCGTCGCAGACGGACACGAGCTCGTCGGTGTTGCCATCGTTGGGCGCCCCGTGTCCCGAGTCATCCAGTCCGAAGGCGCGACGCTCGAAGTGATCCGCACGGCGACGGACGGCACGAGGAACGCGAACAGCATGCTCTACGGCGCGTGCCGGCGCGCCGCGTTCGCGCTCGGCTACGACCGGCTTATCACGTACACGCAGGCGGATGAGTCGGGCGCGAGCCTCCGTGCAGCTGGGTTCCGTGTGGTCGCGCAGCGTCCGCCGCGCCCGGGTTGGGATACGCCGTCGCGGCGGCGGACGAACAAGGCCGACAATGTGTCCCGAACCCTCTGGGACACATTGACCAGCGTGGAGGTTCGAGATGCGTCTACTGCCGACTCCGACGACGAGTGA
- a CDS encoding DNA cytosine methyltransferase → MTPITLRAGSLFSGYGGLDLGVVAALARFGFRVEPAWFCEFDEAPSRILAHHWPDVPNLGDVTKVDFTKAPRVDVMSGGFPCQDVSVAGRQQGLKDGTRSGLWAEFRRAISEQRPRLVVIENVRGLLSADGEPWHDEMTAADAEVRRWDRVAALIEHRIRRWAGDRDYVRRKRAELVRVARHRKRALARREREHRLVQRAIATVLRDLADLGFDAEWTGLEASTVGAPHARFRVFIIAWPREGGAVAPDPERCGE, encoded by the coding sequence GTGACACCCATCACGCTCCGCGCCGGCAGCCTCTTCTCTGGATACGGCGGACTCGATCTCGGTGTCGTGGCGGCGCTTGCCCGGTTCGGTTTCAGGGTGGAGCCTGCGTGGTTCTGTGAGTTCGATGAGGCGCCGTCGCGGATCCTCGCGCATCACTGGCCGGATGTTCCGAATCTCGGCGACGTCACGAAGGTCGACTTCACGAAGGCCCCGCGAGTCGATGTGATGTCGGGCGGGTTCCCATGCCAGGACGTGTCGGTAGCGGGCCGTCAGCAGGGACTCAAGGACGGCACGCGTTCCGGATTGTGGGCGGAGTTCCGTCGGGCTATCTCGGAGCAGCGGCCCCGGCTGGTCGTGATCGAGAACGTTCGCGGTCTGCTGTCAGCCGATGGTGAGCCGTGGCATGACGAGATGACCGCCGCCGATGCGGAAGTGCGGCGGTGGGATCGGGTGGCCGCGTTGATTGAGCACAGGATCAGGAGGTGGGCGGGTGACCGCGACTACGTCAGACGGAAACGTGCCGAACTCGTTCGCGTTGCTCGACACCGCAAGCGGGCGTTGGCTCGACGCGAACGGGAGCATCGACTTGTTCAGCGAGCTATCGCCACAGTTCTGCGGGATCTGGCCGACCTCGGGTTCGATGCGGAATGGACGGGTCTGGAAGCGTCCACAGTCGGTGCCCCCCACGCCCGGTTCCGTGTCTTCATCATCGCCTGGCCCCGAGAAGGGGGGGCGGTTGCTCCCGACCCCGAACGCTGCGGTGAGTAA
- a CDS encoding DNA-methyltransferase — MKPYYEDDLVTLYHGRYEDAEIPAADAIVTDPPYGETSLEWDTWPTGWPDAMATVAPSLWVYGSMRMHLAHSREFIAAGWQFSQDFIWEKHNGSGLAADRFRRVHEIANLWYRGEWRDLYHVTPTTPDATPRALRRRATKGEHQGSRGASDYVSEDGGPRLMRSVQYVRSTHGHAVHPTQKPVGAVAPLIEYSTPPGGLVIDPFAGSGTTAIAARHLGRRCVAYEAREDYAEAAAHRLAQQAFDFSSLGDGDAA, encoded by the coding sequence ATGAAGCCCTACTACGAAGACGACCTCGTGACCCTCTACCACGGTCGCTACGAAGACGCGGAAATCCCGGCCGCGGATGCGATCGTCACGGATCCGCCCTATGGCGAGACGTCGCTCGAGTGGGACACATGGCCGACAGGTTGGCCCGATGCTATGGCGACCGTCGCACCATCGTTGTGGGTCTACGGATCAATGCGGATGCACCTCGCACATTCACGAGAGTTCATCGCGGCAGGGTGGCAGTTCTCGCAGGACTTCATCTGGGAGAAGCACAACGGATCCGGCCTCGCGGCCGACCGATTCCGGCGCGTGCATGAGATCGCCAACCTTTGGTATCGAGGGGAATGGCGGGATCTCTACCATGTGACACCGACGACCCCGGATGCAACGCCCCGAGCACTGCGTCGGCGGGCCACGAAGGGGGAGCATCAGGGGTCACGGGGAGCGTCGGACTACGTTTCGGAGGACGGCGGTCCGCGTCTCATGCGGTCAGTCCAGTACGTCCGTTCCACGCACGGCCACGCTGTCCATCCGACTCAGAAGCCGGTGGGCGCTGTCGCACCCCTCATCGAGTACAGCACCCCACCGGGTGGTCTTGTGATCGACCCATTCGCCGGGTCCGGGACAACGGCCATCGCCGCTCGACATCTCGGCCGGCGATGTGTCGCCTATGAGGCGCGCGAGGACTACGCCGAAGCTGCGGCCCACCGCCTAGCTCAGCAAGCGTTCGACTTCTCTTCCCTCGGGGACGGTGATGCAGCGTGA